In Candidatus Cybelea sp., a single window of DNA contains:
- a CDS encoding ArsR family transcriptional regulator translates to MAAPFAMSQPAISKHLKVLERAGLISRGRDAQRRPCRLEAKALGDATKWLEPYRALWEGNFRRLDALLEEIRNEPIKPKRRKTRRKTR, encoded by the coding sequence TTGGCCGCACCGTTTGCGATGAGCCAACCCGCCATCTCCAAACACCTCAAGGTGCTGGAGCGCGCGGGCCTCATTTCCCGCGGCCGCGATGCCCAGCGGCGGCCGTGCCGCCTCGAGGCGAAGGCACTCGGCGACGCGACCAAGTGGCTCGAGCCCTATCGGGCGCTGTGGGAGGGGAACTTTCGCCGCCTCGACGCGCTGCTCGAGGAGATCCGTAACGAGCCTATCAAACCGAAACGCCGCAAGACGAGGAGAAAGACGAGATGA
- a CDS encoding NAD(P)/FAD-dependent oxidoreductase, with product MEADAIVIGAGAAGLAAARSLAGGSARVVLLEARDRAGGRVWSRSAPRGGVAAELGAEFIHGAAPRTMALLREAGAAAVDLGGESWSRGPGGALVRDSLEFVEAARILERSRSLETDESVDAYLRRFDGDRALAKRVADARLFVEGFEAADPAIASVHSIADELRSGVDSHSTRPLGGYAPIFGVLQRACLAGGVDIRLSSVVQRISWRRGEAAVDVLGPGGDVQTIRARVVLVTVPAGVLKHRGDDAEFVFDPELPQSKRAALAQIEMGHVVKIALWFRSPFWERVDRGRYRNAAFFRIGAAPVTAVWTQVPVRSELLVTWIGGPKAMALDGLSPSERVERALGELGDFLGNAEVRGEFESALTHDWSADPFSRGAYSYVRVGGGGARAVLGAPIDGTLFFAGEATSMDDQGGTVNGALESGERAAGEAAHVLNG from the coding sequence GTGGAAGCCGATGCGATCGTTATCGGCGCCGGAGCGGCCGGGCTGGCGGCGGCCCGGAGTTTGGCGGGCGGCTCGGCGCGCGTCGTGTTGCTCGAAGCGCGCGATCGCGCCGGTGGTCGCGTCTGGTCGCGTTCCGCTCCGCGGGGCGGCGTTGCTGCGGAGCTCGGCGCCGAGTTTATTCACGGTGCCGCGCCGCGAACGATGGCCCTGCTGCGGGAAGCGGGTGCGGCCGCCGTCGACCTCGGCGGCGAATCGTGGTCTCGCGGGCCGGGCGGCGCGCTCGTGCGGGACAGTCTCGAATTCGTCGAAGCCGCACGCATCCTCGAACGATCGCGTTCGCTGGAAACCGACGAGAGCGTCGACGCGTACTTGCGCCGTTTCGACGGGGACCGCGCGCTCGCGAAGCGAGTCGCCGATGCGCGGCTCTTCGTCGAAGGTTTCGAGGCGGCCGATCCGGCGATTGCCAGCGTGCACTCCATCGCCGACGAGCTGCGCTCCGGGGTCGATTCGCACAGTACGCGTCCGCTCGGAGGATACGCGCCGATCTTCGGCGTGCTGCAGCGAGCCTGTCTCGCGGGCGGCGTGGATATCCGGCTTTCGAGCGTCGTGCAGCGCATCTCGTGGCGCCGCGGCGAAGCGGCGGTCGACGTCCTCGGACCCGGCGGCGACGTGCAGACGATCCGCGCCAGGGTCGTGCTGGTAACGGTTCCGGCGGGAGTCCTCAAACACCGCGGCGACGACGCCGAGTTCGTCTTCGATCCCGAGCTGCCGCAGAGCAAACGCGCCGCGCTCGCGCAGATCGAGATGGGCCACGTCGTGAAGATTGCGCTGTGGTTTCGCAGTCCGTTCTGGGAGCGAGTCGACCGCGGCCGGTATCGGAACGCCGCGTTTTTCCGCATCGGCGCGGCACCGGTGACCGCCGTGTGGACCCAGGTGCCGGTCCGCAGCGAGCTGCTCGTCACCTGGATAGGCGGACCGAAAGCGATGGCGCTGGACGGCCTCTCACCGAGCGAACGCGTGGAGCGCGCGCTAGGAGAACTGGGCGACTTCTTAGGCAACGCAGAAGTGCGCGGCGAGTTCGAATCGGCGCTCACGCACGATTGGAGCGCCGACCCGTTCTCGCGCGGCGCGTACAGTTACGTCAGGGTCGGCGGCGGCGGCGCGCGCGCGGTGCTGGGGGCGCCGATCGATGGGACCCTCTTCTTCGCCGGAGAAGCAACCTCGATGGACGATCAGGGCGGCACGGTCAACGGAGCGCTGGAGAGCGGTGAGCGCGCCGCAGGCGAGGCGGCGCACGTACTCAATGGCTGA
- a CDS encoding amidohydrolase family protein, with the protein MKTLKKIALEEAFTAPGLEKYLERTFELVTDRKPRAALQGLLEDLSDRRIAAMDEAGIDLFVLSQTSPGVQVESDAATAVRLARSANDFLHSQIELHPTRYRGFAHLAMQDVSAAADELERCVRDLGFLGALINGNTNGVYLDDERYFPFWERALDLGVPIYIHPADPFVQPHVLDGYPEMQGAVWGWSTDNSSHFLRLLFGGVFDRYPQLTIVLGHMGETLPYFAWRIDGRYALTEQGQGHKLAKKPSEYFRSNLIVTTTGVCQDSALLCALAELGDDRVVFSVDYPYEETKEAADWIDRAPIGTDQREKICYRNAQRVLHL; encoded by the coding sequence TTGAAGACGTTGAAAAAGATCGCGCTCGAAGAAGCCTTCACCGCGCCGGGGCTCGAGAAATATTTGGAGCGGACGTTCGAGCTCGTTACCGACCGCAAGCCCCGAGCCGCACTGCAGGGACTGCTGGAGGACCTCTCCGACCGCCGCATCGCCGCCATGGATGAAGCGGGTATCGATCTGTTCGTTCTCTCGCAGACGAGCCCGGGCGTGCAAGTCGAGAGCGACGCGGCTACCGCGGTCAGACTCGCGCGCAGCGCGAACGATTTCCTCCACTCGCAGATCGAGCTGCACCCCACGCGCTACCGCGGTTTCGCACACCTGGCGATGCAGGACGTCTCCGCCGCCGCCGACGAGCTCGAGCGATGCGTCCGCGATCTGGGATTCCTCGGCGCGCTGATCAACGGCAACACAAACGGTGTCTACCTCGACGACGAGCGTTACTTCCCGTTCTGGGAGCGCGCGCTCGACCTTGGCGTGCCAATCTACATCCATCCGGCCGACCCGTTCGTCCAGCCGCACGTGCTCGACGGCTACCCCGAGATGCAGGGCGCGGTGTGGGGATGGTCGACCGACAACTCTTCGCATTTTCTACGCCTCCTGTTCGGCGGAGTCTTCGATCGCTATCCGCAGCTTACGATCGTCCTGGGCCACATGGGCGAGACGCTGCCCTATTTTGCGTGGCGCATCGACGGCCGGTACGCGCTCACGGAGCAAGGCCAAGGGCACAAGCTCGCCAAAAAGCCATCGGAGTACTTCCGCTCGAACCTCATCGTAACGACGACGGGCGTCTGCCAAGACTCCGCGCTGCTGTGCGCGCTGGCGGAGCTCGGCGACGATCGTGTGGTCTTCTCGGTCGACTATCCGTACGAAGAAACAAAAGAGGCGGCTGATTGGATCGACCGAGCGCCGATTGGCACGGACCAGCGCGAGAAGATCTGCTACCGCAACGCGCAACGGGTATTGCACCTCTAA
- a CDS encoding SRPBCC family protein, whose product MTPARSTHELHVTTNDCEIVMTRAFDAPRAAVFDAFTKPELIRRWLLGPEGSSMPVCEVDLRVDGGVHYVWRDDADGREFGLHGTYLAISPSERIEHVGNFDQSWYPDDSTVTTTFDERNGATTVTMTQRFVSREARDVALESGMTTGVAASFDRLESILAT is encoded by the coding sequence ATGACGCCCGCGCGCTCCACACACGAGCTTCACGTTACGACCAACGATTGCGAAATCGTTATGACGCGCGCCTTCGATGCACCGCGCGCCGCCGTTTTCGACGCCTTCACGAAACCGGAGCTGATCCGGCGCTGGCTGCTCGGCCCCGAAGGCTCGTCGATGCCGGTCTGCGAGGTAGACCTGCGCGTCGATGGGGGGGTTCACTATGTCTGGCGCGACGACGCCGACGGCCGCGAGTTCGGTCTGCATGGCACCTATCTGGCGATCTCGCCGAGCGAACGAATCGAGCACGTGGGAAACTTCGATCAGTCGTGGTATCCGGACGACTCCACCGTCACGACGACCTTCGACGAGCGCAACGGCGCGACAACGGTGACGATGACGCAGCGCTTCGTCTCGCGCGAAGCCCGCGACGTCGCGCTCGAGTCCGGGATGACGACCGGCGTTGCGGCAAGCTTCGACCGCCTCGAGAGCATTCTGGCGACCTAG
- a CDS encoding methylated-DNA--[protein]-cysteine S-methyltransferase, with product MRLRRLKGALKEERSVDEALYDAGYGSPSRVYEKAVRNLGMTPAQYRSAGKGISISYATLETPVGLMMIGATDRGICYAQFGDLSEALLSRLRAEYANATIAPAKEPYHSDFPKWVDAISRYLAGAQPHLDLPLDIRASAFQMRVWKYLQSIPYGDVASYGEVAAGIGYPSAARAVGGAIARNCVALVIPCHRVIRESGALGGYRWGFERKRALLDLERSNRGRREERSRVTPKIRR from the coding sequence ATGCGGCTGCGCCGGCTCAAGGGAGCGCTGAAAGAAGAACGCTCCGTCGACGAAGCGCTGTACGACGCAGGATACGGCTCCCCCAGCCGAGTCTACGAGAAAGCGGTTCGCAATCTCGGCATGACTCCCGCGCAGTATCGTTCCGCCGGCAAAGGTATTTCAATCTCTTATGCGACGCTGGAGACGCCGGTCGGTTTGATGATGATCGGCGCAACGGATCGGGGCATCTGCTACGCGCAGTTCGGCGACTTGAGCGAAGCGCTCTTGAGCCGGCTGCGCGCCGAGTACGCGAACGCGACGATCGCGCCGGCGAAAGAACCGTACCACTCGGACTTCCCCAAGTGGGTCGACGCGATCTCGCGCTACCTTGCCGGCGCGCAGCCGCACCTTGACCTGCCGCTCGACATCCGCGCGAGTGCATTCCAAATGCGCGTCTGGAAGTACCTGCAGTCGATTCCCTACGGCGACGTCGCATCGTACGGCGAAGTGGCGGCGGGGATCGGCTATCCATCGGCGGCGCGGGCCGTCGGCGGCGCGATCGCGCGCAATTGCGTTGCCCTGGTGATTCCATGCCATCGCGTGATACGCGAGTCCGGTGCGCTCGGCGGCTATCGCTGGGGATTCGAGCGCAAGCGAGCGCTGCTCGATCTGGAGCGCTCGAATCGCGGCCGCCGGGAAGAGCGGTCGAGGGTAACGCCAAAGATACGGCGATGA
- a CDS encoding glycosyltransferase family 39 protein: MSKGAQWAAWSVAAVVAVVHLAVAGQYDIFRNELYFIVCGRHPAFGYVDQPPLVPLLAAATQFAGVHPWILRLPAVLAAVLLVPLTVAFAQLLGASTRGAWLAAVAAAAATLVTAMSATLSTSTFEPVDFTVVAYLVTFAVVRDRPRAFWWAGAFAGFAFETKYGILFWACGLALGIVLAGPRSILRSRDLWIGVAIAALIALPNVVWQAVNGFPFLELVRNDNAGNFTGTPLHFTVDQILSVNVVLAPLWITGILAPFFSARLARFRYLSIAFVVTALLIFLSHGKSYYMAGAYPTMFAAGAAAATRLPRLFVGLWALLAAANGALSLPLVLPVLAPAQLAHMLDNMSYRPRPVEAAGIGAPLMQMLSDEFGWRDLARTVEGLYAALPPSDRAKAAIFASNYGEAAAVDVYGKNLPPALSGNNNYYLWGPRGYDGSLVIAIGEDPGDWSSVCGSVRVIARFGTSPYAMPYERDRPILLCRGMHPPLPELWPRLKHYGIENLGSSSAARLP, encoded by the coding sequence ATGAGCAAGGGAGCGCAGTGGGCCGCCTGGAGCGTGGCGGCAGTCGTCGCGGTCGTTCATCTGGCCGTCGCCGGACAGTACGACATCTTTCGCAACGAACTCTATTTCATCGTGTGCGGGCGGCATCCGGCCTTCGGCTACGTCGATCAGCCGCCGCTCGTGCCGCTGCTCGCGGCGGCGACCCAGTTCGCGGGCGTTCACCCGTGGATTCTGCGCCTTCCGGCGGTGCTCGCCGCGGTGCTGCTCGTCCCGCTGACGGTCGCGTTCGCGCAGCTGCTCGGCGCGAGCACGCGCGGCGCGTGGCTCGCTGCCGTCGCGGCCGCGGCGGCGACGCTCGTGACCGCGATGAGCGCGACGCTCTCAACCTCAACGTTCGAGCCGGTCGACTTCACCGTCGTCGCCTATCTCGTTACGTTCGCCGTCGTGCGCGACCGGCCGCGAGCCTTTTGGTGGGCAGGCGCCTTCGCGGGCTTCGCCTTCGAAACGAAGTACGGCATCCTCTTTTGGGCGTGCGGACTTGCGCTCGGGATCGTGCTCGCCGGTCCGCGCAGCATTTTGCGCTCGCGCGATCTTTGGATCGGCGTTGCAATCGCCGCGCTCATCGCCCTGCCGAACGTCGTGTGGCAGGCCGTTAACGGCTTTCCATTCCTCGAACTGGTTCGCAACGACAACGCCGGCAACTTTACCGGAACGCCGCTTCACTTCACCGTCGACCAAATACTGTCGGTGAACGTCGTCCTCGCGCCGCTCTGGATCACCGGGATTCTGGCACCGTTTTTCTCGGCGCGTTTGGCGCGTTTCCGCTACCTCTCGATCGCCTTCGTCGTGACGGCGCTGCTTATTTTTCTTTCGCATGGAAAGAGCTATTACATGGCCGGCGCGTATCCGACGATGTTCGCCGCCGGAGCGGCGGCCGCGACGCGGCTGCCGCGCCTCTTCGTCGGTCTGTGGGCGCTGCTCGCGGCCGCCAACGGGGCGCTTTCGCTGCCGCTCGTGCTGCCGGTGCTCGCGCCGGCGCAACTGGCGCACATGCTCGACAACATGTCGTATCGCCCGCGCCCGGTCGAAGCCGCGGGGATCGGCGCACCGCTGATGCAGATGCTTTCGGATGAGTTCGGGTGGCGCGATCTCGCCCGCACGGTCGAAGGACTCTACGCCGCATTGCCGCCCTCCGATCGCGCGAAAGCCGCGATCTTTGCTTCGAACTACGGCGAAGCAGCGGCGGTCGACGTTTACGGAAAGAACCTTCCGCCGGCGCTGAGCGGCAACAACAACTACTACCTCTGGGGGCCGCGCGGCTACGATGGCTCGCTGGTCATCGCGATCGGCGAGGATCCCGGCGACTGGTCCTCGGTCTGCGGCTCGGTGCGCGTCATCGCTCGCTTTGGCACCTCTCCGTACGCGATGCCGTACGAGCGCGACCGTCCGATTCTGCTGTGCCGCGGCATGCATCCGCCGCTGCCGGAGCTGTGGCCGCGCCTCAAACACTACGGCATCGAGAATCTCGGATCGAGTTCAGCCGCTCGCTTGCCGTAG
- a CDS encoding threonine synthase, which translates to MLPAYLECSRDPGHRYGARALASTCPQDGAPLLVRYEIERLARERVRERAWTMWRYREMLPVAADEEPVSLGEGATPLIAAAALGSLLGCASLYIKDEAQNPTGSFKARGMSAAVTAAKRLGARALVAPSAGNAGGALAAYGARAGLPVRVYVPADTPEILIEEMRSYAAGVVLVDGLIDEAGRLAADFARESGAFNVATFREPYRVEGKKTMGYELVEQLDRLPGTIVYPTGGGTGLVGMWKAFDELERLEWIGPARPVMVCVQAEGCAPIVRAFLRGESCAQRVEAASTKMWGLRVPSGIGDRLTLSAVRASAGHAVAVSDEESADAMRDIHRYEGVDATEEGGATLAALRRLRARGVALPLPIVLFNTAGSLKYAPRR; encoded by the coding sequence ATGCTGCCGGCATACCTCGAATGCTCGCGCGATCCAGGGCACCGTTACGGCGCGCGAGCGTTGGCCAGTACGTGCCCGCAGGACGGCGCTCCGCTGCTCGTTCGTTATGAAATCGAGCGGCTTGCGCGCGAGAGGGTGCGAGAGCGGGCTTGGACGATGTGGCGCTATCGCGAGATGCTTCCGGTCGCGGCGGACGAGGAGCCGGTCTCGCTCGGTGAGGGTGCAACGCCGCTGATCGCGGCCGCCGCGCTCGGGAGCCTTCTCGGCTGCGCCTCGCTCTACATAAAGGATGAAGCGCAGAACCCGACCGGATCGTTTAAGGCGCGTGGGATGTCGGCCGCGGTGACCGCGGCGAAGCGCCTCGGGGCGCGCGCTTTGGTTGCCCCGAGCGCGGGAAACGCCGGCGGTGCGCTGGCCGCCTACGGTGCGCGCGCCGGCCTGCCGGTACGCGTTTACGTGCCGGCCGACACTCCCGAAATCTTGATCGAAGAGATGCGAAGTTATGCCGCCGGCGTCGTGCTCGTCGACGGCCTGATCGACGAAGCCGGGCGACTCGCGGCGGATTTCGCGCGCGAAAGCGGCGCGTTCAACGTCGCGACCTTCCGCGAGCCGTATCGTGTCGAAGGGAAGAAGACGATGGGCTACGAGCTGGTCGAGCAGCTCGATCGGCTCCCCGGAACGATCGTCTATCCCACCGGCGGCGGAACCGGCCTGGTCGGCATGTGGAAAGCGTTCGACGAACTCGAGCGGCTCGAATGGATCGGCCCGGCGCGGCCCGTGATGGTCTGCGTCCAGGCCGAAGGCTGCGCTCCGATCGTGCGCGCGTTCTTGCGCGGTGAATCCTGCGCGCAACGCGTCGAGGCGGCGTCGACGAAGATGTGGGGCCTGCGGGTTCCGTCGGGGATCGGCGACCGGCTGACGCTGAGCGCCGTGCGTGCCTCGGCGGGGCACGCCGTCGCGGTTTCCGACGAAGAGTCCGCCGATGCGATGCGCGACATCCATCGCTATGAAGGCGTCGACGCGACGGAAGAGGGCGGAGCGACGCTTGCAGCATTGCGCCGGCTGCGCGCTCGCGGCGTGGCGCTCCCTCTTCCGATCGTGCTTTTCAATACGGCCGGCTCGCTCAAGTACGCTCCGCGCCGCTAG
- a CDS encoding DUF302 domain-containing protein: MTKRSRHSYPTTLSLLKEAIAGGGNTIFATIDQAAAAQAAGLELRPTTLVVFGNPKGGTPLMNAFPLLALDLPLKLLVWEDGDGVKIAYVPMSEIAARYGVVAMEERIDAMDAALEHLTDAVV, from the coding sequence ATGACCAAACGCAGCCGGCACTCATACCCAACGACGCTTTCGCTGCTCAAAGAAGCAATTGCGGGCGGCGGCAACACGATCTTCGCTACGATCGATCAGGCCGCCGCGGCGCAGGCGGCCGGCTTGGAACTGCGCCCGACGACGCTTGTCGTGTTCGGTAATCCCAAGGGCGGCACGCCCTTGATGAATGCCTTTCCGCTCCTGGCGTTGGATCTGCCGCTCAAGCTGCTGGTTTGGGAAGACGGCGACGGCGTGAAGATTGCGTACGTTCCGATGTCGGAGATCGCCGCGCGCTACGGAGTAGTTGCAATGGAGGAGCGGATCGACGCGATGGACGCGGCGCTCGAGCATCTCACCGACGCAGTCGTTTAG
- a CDS encoding PhzF family phenazine biosynthesis protein: MDWDYSIVDVFTQTPLEGNALAVFHDAAGLDAPTMQKIARETNLSETTFIFPPERPASAARVRIFTPSKEMVFAGHPTVGTAWVLREIGRVPREQTRFVLDETIGPIDIRVDDEGLVWLRTPPIRTLREYDAEVSAAAIGLQRSDLLEGVPVQNRSAGSPLIFIPLRDAAAVDRAEVDSAALRRLLANESEPTGVFVFAPSPAGAYSRMFGNNLGIAEDPATGGATGPLASLMMDYSLVPRAAGTRFVSEQGTKMGRRSLLHVFIDGEGGERGIEVGGHVAPVARATLQLSR; this comes from the coding sequence ATGGATTGGGATTACTCGATCGTCGATGTCTTCACGCAGACGCCTCTGGAAGGGAACGCGCTCGCGGTTTTCCACGATGCCGCCGGGCTCGATGCGCCGACGATGCAAAAGATCGCTCGGGAGACGAACCTCTCCGAGACAACCTTCATTTTTCCGCCGGAACGCCCGGCATCGGCGGCACGCGTTCGCATCTTTACTCCTTCCAAGGAGATGGTCTTCGCCGGTCACCCGACGGTTGGGACGGCCTGGGTGTTGCGGGAGATCGGGCGAGTTCCCCGCGAGCAGACCCGTTTCGTGCTCGACGAAACCATCGGTCCCATCGACATACGCGTCGACGACGAAGGCTTGGTCTGGCTGCGAACGCCGCCGATTCGCACGTTGCGCGAGTACGACGCGGAAGTGAGCGCGGCGGCCATCGGCTTGCAGCGATCCGATCTGCTCGAGGGCGTACCCGTACAAAACCGCAGCGCGGGCAGTCCCCTGATCTTCATTCCGCTTCGCGACGCGGCGGCGGTCGATCGGGCCGAGGTCGACTCCGCTGCGTTGCGGCGTCTGCTGGCTAACGAGAGCGAGCCGACGGGCGTCTTCGTTTTCGCGCCGTCGCCCGCGGGAGCATATTCGCGGATGTTCGGCAACAATCTCGGAATTGCAGAGGACCCGGCGACGGGCGGAGCAACAGGGCCGCTCGCCTCTCTGATGATGGACTATTCGCTCGTGCCGCGAGCCGCCGGCACGCGCTTCGTGAGCGAACAGGGAACGAAGATGGGACGGCGCAGCCTGCTGCACGTTTTCATCGACGGCGAGGGCGGCGAACGTGGAATCGAGGTCGGCGGCCACGTCGCTCCCGTCGCGAGGGCGACGCTGCAGCTGTCGCGATGA
- a CDS encoding aldo/keto reductase, whose amino-acid sequence MEQRRLGTQGLTVSALGLGCMGMSGAYGTPDEREGIATIHRALDLGINFLDTAEVYGPYRNEELVGKAIGDRRAGVVVATKFGFTVADGTRGVDGSPANAKRVADESLKRLGIDVIDLYYQHRRDPAVPIEETIGAMKELVEAGKIRYLGLSEVSAETLRRANAVYPISALQSEYSLWERGVEEEILPAARELGIGFVPYSPLGRGFLTGTLDVNNLAQNDFRRNHPRFSGRNAQANESLVAVVREVAGECGAAPAQVALAWVLSRGDDVVPIPGTKHVRYLEENVAALDLHLNAEQLERLEGLAARTAGDRYAPDMLKLVER is encoded by the coding sequence ATGGAACAGCGCAGGCTTGGAACACAAGGGCTGACCGTATCGGCTCTGGGTTTGGGATGCATGGGGATGAGCGGCGCGTACGGCACCCCCGACGAACGCGAAGGGATCGCGACGATCCACCGGGCGCTCGATCTCGGCATCAACTTCCTCGACACCGCGGAGGTGTACGGTCCCTACCGCAATGAGGAGCTCGTCGGTAAGGCGATCGGGGATCGGCGCGCGGGGGTCGTCGTCGCCACGAAGTTCGGATTCACGGTCGCCGACGGTACGCGCGGCGTCGACGGATCGCCGGCGAATGCAAAGCGGGTCGCCGACGAGTCCCTGAAGCGCCTCGGTATCGACGTGATCGATCTCTATTATCAGCACCGCCGCGATCCGGCCGTGCCGATCGAGGAGACGATCGGCGCGATGAAAGAGCTGGTAGAAGCCGGAAAGATACGCTACCTCGGCCTCTCGGAAGTCTCTGCCGAGACTCTGCGGCGAGCCAATGCCGTTTATCCGATTAGCGCGCTGCAAAGCGAGTACTCGCTCTGGGAACGCGGCGTCGAGGAGGAGATTCTTCCCGCGGCGCGCGAGTTGGGCATTGGATTTGTGCCGTACAGCCCGCTCGGGCGCGGTTTCCTCACCGGTACGCTCGACGTCAACAACCTCGCTCAGAACGACTTCCGCAGGAATCACCCGCGTTTCTCGGGCCGCAACGCGCAAGCCAACGAATCGCTCGTCGCGGTCGTGCGCGAAGTCGCCGGAGAGTGCGGTGCGGCGCCGGCTCAGGTCGCGCTCGCGTGGGTGCTCTCGCGCGGCGACGACGTCGTTCCGATTCCTGGGACCAAGCACGTGCGCTATCTCGAAGAGAACGTTGCGGCGCTCGATCTGCACCTGAACGCCGAGCAGCTGGAGCGGCTCGAGGGGCTAGCCGCGCGCACCGCCGGCGATCGCTACGCTCCCGACATGCTCAAGCTGGTCGAGCGCTAG